A single region of the Octopus bimaculoides isolate UCB-OBI-ISO-001 chromosome 6, ASM119413v2, whole genome shotgun sequence genome encodes:
- the LOC106869796 gene encoding uncharacterized protein LOC106869796 — MYIILQVLLLLLVLPIVTEVSGINTDCKGCYYEGKCFCGGLGIIKSAHTCTEIECVNSQPKIKDTYCKDNKGNCLAAGEKHPGMFNGGCVTFSCLKLVNELHMKVLYNARCNGCYAAGMCICNGTTGVYRRAYSCMKIECVGGIINVLQQYCRDNAGNCLHVGNVQFGVHNNFCVRFICLIKNNIPRVFVHLELVCRLKHIYGSWRKYVTDGLKHC; from the exons ATGTATATTATTCTGCAAGTTTTGCTTCTTCTTCTAGTCCTTCCAATTGTAACTGAGGTTTCAGGTATAAATACAG ACTGTAAAGGCTGTTATTATGAGGGAAAATGCTTTTGTGGTGGCTTAGGCATAATTAAATCCGCTCATACATGTACAGAAATAGAATGTGTAAACAGTCAGCCAAAAATTAAAGATACAT ATTGCAAAGATAATAAGGGAAATTGTCTGGCAGCAGGGGAGAAACATCCTGGCATGTTTAACGGTGGTTGTGTAACATTTTCATGTTTGAAACTGGTAAACGAACTTCACATGAAGGTTTTATATAATGCGA GATGTAATGGATGTTATGCAGCAGGAATGTGTATTTGTAATGGTACAACAGGTGTATATAGAAGAGCGTATAGCTGTATGAAGATAGAGTGTGTTGGGGGCATAATCAATGTTCTTCAACAAT ATTGCAGGGATAATGCAGGAAATTGCTTACACGTTGGTAACGTACAATTTGGTGTTCATAATAACTTTTGTGTAAGATTTATCTGCCTGATAAAGAACAATATACCGAGAGTATTCGTACATTTAGAACTGG tttgtaGGTTAAAACATATATACGGAAGCTGGCGGAAATATGTCACTGATGGACTGAAACACTGTTAA